Proteins encoded together in one Bacteroidota bacterium window:
- a CDS encoding sodium:solute symporter gives MISPIAIITSIAIYFCFLLLIAWYTSRNATNESYFTGNKTSPWYAVAFGMIGDSLSGVTFISLPGTVGTAKFSYLQLVLGYLLGYYIIAKVLLPLYYKLNLTSIYSYLQQRFGANAQKTGSFFFLLSRIIGAALRLYLAVSVIQLFVFDSWDIPFFVSVALIIALMLIYTYKGGIKTLVWTDTFQSALLLVGVVLSIVALVKGLNWSAKETVVNVVNSDYSQIFFWDWKEKNFFFKQFFSGAFIAIVMTGLDQNMMQKNLSCKSLPEAQKNILSFSFVLVIVNIFFVALGALLYLYTSSKGIEIPLNSVTGKPMTDKLFPLLALNHLGIFAAIVFILGLTAATFSSADSVLTTLTTSFAIDFLKLDTRTDYTEEKKKNIRHLIHLAFGAILLLTIVGCSLINQTSVLDAIFTVAAYTYGPLLGLFAFGLFTTRISNDKYIPVLCFIPPLICYVLYENSAVWFNGYKFGYELLLLNGLLTYYGLWLNSKKATNLVTGTT, from the coding sequence ATGATATCTCCAATTGCAATTATTACAAGCATAGCAATCTATTTCTGTTTTTTATTATTAATAGCTTGGTACACCTCTCGTAACGCAACAAACGAATCTTATTTTACCGGAAACAAAACATCTCCTTGGTATGCTGTTGCGTTTGGAATGATAGGAGATTCATTGTCAGGTGTTACATTCATTTCTTTACCGGGAACAGTTGGCACTGCAAAATTTTCATACTTGCAGTTGGTTTTAGGTTATTTACTCGGTTACTATATAATTGCAAAAGTACTACTCCCACTCTACTACAAACTAAATCTAACATCGATTTACAGTTATTTGCAACAACGATTTGGAGCAAATGCACAAAAGACTGGTTCGTTTTTCTTTTTGCTATCTCGCATAATTGGCGCTGCACTTAGATTGTATTTAGCTGTAAGCGTAATACAATTATTTGTTTTTGATTCGTGGGATATTCCATTTTTTGTTTCTGTTGCTTTAATCATAGCCTTAATGCTTATATATACCTACAAAGGAGGAATTAAAACACTTGTATGGACAGACACGTTTCAGTCGGCTCTTTTATTGGTAGGTGTTGTACTCTCGATTGTTGCTTTGGTAAAAGGATTGAACTGGAGTGCAAAAGAAACTGTTGTAAATGTTGTTAATAGCGATTATTCTCAAATTTTCTTTTGGGATTGGAAAGAAAAAAATTTCTTTTTCAAACAATTTTTTAGCGGAGCGTTTATTGCAATTGTAATGACAGGTTTGGACCAAAATATGATGCAAAAAAATTTAAGTTGTAAAAGTTTACCAGAGGCGCAAAAAAACATACTTTCATTTAGCTTCGTACTAGTAATTGTAAATATATTCTTTGTTGCACTAGGAGCATTATTGTACTTATACACATCAAGTAAAGGAATTGAAATTCCTTTAAATTCAGTTACAGGAAAGCCTATGACAGATAAGCTTTTTCCATTATTGGCATTGAATCACTTAGGAATATTTGCTGCTATTGTTTTTATTTTGGGATTAACAGCCGCTACTTTTTCGAGTGCAGATTCTGTATTAACAACTCTTACAACATCCTTTGCGATTGATTTTTTAAAATTAGATACAAGAACAGACTATACAGAAGAAAAGAAAAAAAACATTAGACATCTTATTCACTTGGCGTTTGGAGCAATTCTACTTCTTACCATAGTTGGATGCTCCCTGATTAATCAAACATCTGTATTAGATGCTATATTCACCGTTGCAGCATACACATACGGTCCATTGCTTGGATTGTTTGCCTTTGGCTTATTTACAACAAGAATATCGAACGACAAATACATTCCAGTTTTATGCTTTATACCACCATTAATTTGTTACGTTCTGTACGAGAATTCTGCGGTATGGTTTAATGGCTATAAATTTGGATATGAGCTATTATTACTGAATGGATTGCTTACCTATTACGGATTATGGCTTAA